In Yarrowia lipolytica chromosome 1F, complete sequence, a genomic segment contains:
- a CDS encoding uncharacterized protein (Compare to YALI0F16599g, weakly similar to ca|CA3060|CaCTA7 Candida albicans Component of histone deacetylase B and transcriptional regulator of RNA polymerase II) produces MSTTSPPEKKRKREKVARACKRCKHRKVKCDGKFPCETCIRAGAQCVYLGAEREHMTFQECYHKDEDENRDTAHLIAMPPGPPCSEGIRATHESNHLDEEVTSGQAHVTQPSQINGNIGSNVNTGLPGPGSIPANGVNGLPNQHPRHDSTQGSSHGSNAGLPNSLGGSNPYMNVPSTILPPIRKTKYTKNFTYYIAPLMAKCIQDGLGKEGAKKIAVPRYQAYGWNMSGIHYLKSRSLASSDPLITEVRLWHLIDVYFKFLNPIFSPLCEGVFRTQLEKFYQTRESREVDPAPTSSHDAAGVNVADPPSDSCDKPEIRLFNALCHIACATAMRYLEVTTNEIFEAHLEETLFDDGYKTIQALSFEWQSLDLIQGWLLITFYLRMCHRQSSAWSALGQATRMCMGMYLFEDLQQDEEDLDPFDRQKQERVFWCAYTWDRILSLETGRPFSFRDDAITFERPTSYQNDGWLSITSYGLLKLAYVISLYSPSKGFRFERQIFEPEKKKIMLNALHAWNEEMKSIGLGFDDDLNRLPGVHASTYAFLRQQYYSVTYIFNVETLLQFSSGGSIRYDGIGSTNGLLSSAHGLLKLSLVMKREKCLISPLWLTLSTLFNTGCVLICFANVGIDWTNLADNLGNIVALVTDLQLSGKFIMADEILWGLKTLNHAVYLRLQRTQQIFRAVGIDHGSQAVNHGRFNRAVLTHQQTVSSPPQDLQKLMNPNGVEGVLFGAAMATGGGGEEEREPPHNWFGSFNWDDQWV; encoded by the coding sequence ATGAGCACTACTAGTCCCCCAGAAAAGAAAcggaagagagagaaagtCGCAAGAGCATGCAAGAGATGCAAACATAGAAAGGTGAAATGCGATGGAAAGTTCCCTTGCGAAACGTGTATCAGAGCAGGTGCCCAATGCGTGTATCTGGGAGCTGAACGTGAGCATATGACCTTCCAGGAATGTTACCACAaagacgaggacgagaatCGCGACACTGCCCACCTGATCGCTATGCCCCCTGGACCTCCATGCTCCGAGGGCATTCGAGCAACACACGAGAGTAATCATTTGGATGAGGAAGTGACCTCTGGACAGGCTCATGTCACTCAACCCAGCCAGATCAACGGAAACATTGGTTCTAACGTGAATACAGGTCTACCAGGACCCGGAAGTATTCCTGCCAACGGAGTTAATGGTCTCCCCAATCAACATCCTCGACACGACAGCACACAGGGAAGTAGTCATGGAAGCAACGCTGGTCTTCCCAACAGTCTTGGCGGTAGCAACCCCTACATGAACGTTCCATCCACCATTCTTCCACCCATACGAAAAACGAAATATACAAAGAACTTCACTTACTACATTGCTCCGCTCATGGCCAAATGCATTCAAGACGGACTGGGCAAAGAAGgagccaagaagattgcAGTTCCTCGTTACCAGGCGTATGGATGGAATATGAGTGGTATCCATTACCTGAAATCCCGATCTCTAGCTTCGTCGGACCCACTCATCACCGAAGTCCGTCTATGGCATCTGATTGACGTCTATTTCAAGTTTTTGAACCCCATCTTTTCGCCTCTTTGCGAAGGAGTCTTCCGAACTCAGCTTGAAAAGTTTTACCAAACACGAGAATCTCGAGAAGTCGACCCCGCACCTACATCATCACACGACGCTGCCGGTGTTAATGTAGCAGATCCTCCGTCAGACTCATGTGACAAGCCAGAGATTCGGTTATTCAACGCCCTCTGCCATATTGCATGTGCCACCGCCATGCGATACCTGGAGGTGACTACAAACGAGATCTTCGAAGCTCATCTTGAAGAGACACTGTTCGACGATGGTTACAAGACCATTCAGGCATTGTCATTTGAATGGCAATCATTAGATCTGATCCAGGGATGGCTGCTCATCACATTTTATCTCCGAATGTGTCACCGTCAGAGTTCAGCTTGGAGTGCATTGGGTCAAGCAACTCGAATGTGTATGGGCATGTATCTGTTTGAGGATCTGCAAcaggatgaggaggatcTTGACCCGTTTGACCGTCAGAAGCAGGAGCGTGTCTTTTGGTGTGCCTACACATGGGACAGAATCCTGTCTCTTGAAACAGGAAGACCGTTCAGTTTCAGAGATGATGCGATTACCTTTGAGCGACCAACAAGTTACCAGAATGATGGGTGGTTGAGTATTACCAGTTATGGTTTGCTGAAGCTAGCATATGTCATTTCTCTATACTCGCCAAGTAAGGGCTTCAGGTTTGAGCGACAGATCTTCGAACctgaaaagaaaaagatCATGCTTAATGCACTCCACGCTTGGAATGAGGAGATGAAATCCATTGGTCTTGGGTTCGACGATGATCTCAATCGTCTTCCCGGCGTCCACGCTTCCACATACGCCTTCCTGCGCCAACAGTACTATTCAGTGACTTACATATTCAACGTCGAGACACTCCTGCAGTTTTCTTCTGGTGGAAGTATCAGATATGACGGAATAGGCTCGACGAATGGTCTATTATCATCAGCCCATGGTCTTCTCAAGCTCAGCCTTGTCatgaagagagagaagtgCTTGATCAGCCCGCTGTGGCTGACTCTCAGTACACTTTTCAATACTGGATGTGTCTTAATCTGCTTCGCCAACGTTGGTATCGACTGGACTAACCTGGCTGACAACCTCGGCAACATTGTTGCTCTAGTAACTGACCTGCAGTTGTCTGGCAAGTTCATCATGGCTGACGAGATTCTGTGGGGTCTGAAAACTCTCAACCACGCCGTCTATTTGCGTCTTCAACGAACCCAACAGATCTTCCGCGCTGTTGGTATTGATCATGGCAGTCAAGCAGTCAATCACGGCAGGTTCAACCGAGCTGTCCTAACCCATCAGCAAACAGTTAGTTCACCACCTCAGgatctccagaagctcatGAACCCGAACGGTGTGGAGGGAGTCCTATTCGGGGCAGCGATGGCTACTGGCggcggaggagaagaagagagggAACCCCCTCACAACTGGTTCGGAAGCTTCAACTGGGATGACCAGTGGGTGTAA
- a CDS encoding uncharacterized protein (Compare to YALI0F16687g, similar to Saccharomyces cerevisiae YPR147C; ancestral locus Anc_3.488, weakly similar to uniprot|Q06522 Saccharomyces cerevisiae YPR147c), which translates to MIEIAASAAEPILTVVVPGNPGIDLFYRTFLALLAQKSPRFDLVCDSLRGFEEEEALAEAAESESGFGLQDQINHFVALVRSRFDPKKHVGLIIMGHSVGAWIVQRVACQVSTEDPKIPISLVGLLTPTVKDIAKSPRGSYFTAMDKRIGYYAPSIVFTAVRVANWIPGFVPFVASRVSSRGAMLPHTAAGDAQDPSEGNMGAYDAVTRYATNPRMVRQTVELAKEEMRAIASDPEPAAISGFWKTLPIFGFFAKDDHWVAEETRKELFEEFGHLPNVHFVVKDAAHAFCIRENEKVVDALFADLEGRKVV; encoded by the coding sequence ATGATCGAAATCGCCGCCTCGGCCGCCGAACCCATTCTCACCGTGGTCGTGCCCGGCAACCCCGGCATCGATCTCTTCTACCGCACCTTTCTGGCGCTTCTGGCCCAAAAGAGTCCCCGTTTCGACCTCGTTTGCGACTCGTTGAGAGGttttgaagaagaggaggcgCTGGCAGAGGCTGCAGAATCAGAGTCCGGGTTTGGACTCCAGGACCAAATAAACCACTTTGTGGCGCTCGTTCGAAGCAGATTTGATCCTAAGAAACACGTTGgtctcatcatcatggGCCATTCTGTAGGAGCTTGGATCGTCCAACGAGTCGCCTGCCAGGTCTCCACTGAAGACCCCAAGATCCCCATCTCTCTCGTTGGCCTGCTGACCCCCACAGTCAAGGATATTGCCAAGAGTCCCCGAGGATCTTACTTCACAGCCATGGACAAACGTATCGGCTACTACGCCCCCAGCATTGTGTTCACGGCCGTGCGAGTTGCCAATTGGATCCCGGGCTTTGTGCCTTTCGTGGCGTCGCGAGTGTCGTCGCGCGGGGCCATGCTGCCCCATACAGCTGCGGGAGACGCGCAAGACCCCTCAGAAGGTAACATGGGAGCCTACGATGCCGTAACCCGGTACGCCACCAACCCACGAATGGTGCGACAGACAGttgagctggccaaggaggagatgcgGGCCATTGCTTCGGACCCTGAACCCGCTGCTATCAGTGGCTTCTGGAAGACGCTTCCCATTTTCGGCTTCTTTGCTAAAGACGACCACTgggtggccgaggagaCTCGCAAGGAGCTCTTTGAGGAGTTTGGCCACCTACCCAACGTTCATTTCGTCGTCAAGGACGCCGCTCACGCATTCTGTATCCGAGAAAACGAAAAGGTCGTGGATGCCCTGTTCGCCGACCTTGAGGGCAGAAAGGTGGTTTGA
- a CDS encoding uncharacterized protein (Compare to YALI0F16621g, no similarity), whose amino-acid sequence MIVTCCSLIVLSFHSKCRDFWVNLEDGSHIFPVSHKPWQTVTTHNMPPTEQKIRQPLQPRVSPTSRSTRQVSRGEHVGQAMPFGHMKQLVSMSFPCLATLPQPVTRQSWGVPATWHTLILCALVHSLVTNIALWQVSSNTHFNAVREGSRSAQDANRTASFSKSFLFRKGLWSGWSHCCWATLGSQLAGIGVLLWVCA is encoded by the coding sequence ATGATTGTAACATGTTGTAGCCTCATTGTGTTATCATTCCACTCAAAGTGTCGAGACTTCTGGGTGAACCTAGAGGATGGGTCACACATTTTCCCTGTCAGTCATAAACCATGGCAAACAGTCACGACTCACAACATGCCACCAACTGAACAAAAAATACGACAACCATTGCAGCCTCGTGTATCACCGACGAGCCGGAGCACACGACAAGTGTCTCGAGGTGAACACGTAGGGCAAGCCATGCCTTTTGGACACATGAAACAGCTTGTATCTATGAGTTTCCCATGTCTCGCCACCTTGCCACAGCCAGTCACTCGACAGTCATGGGGAGTTCCTGCGACGTGGCACACATTGATCTTGTGCGCTCTGGTTCATTCCCTAGTTACAAACATTGCCCTATGGCAAGTCTCCAGCAATACTCACTTTAATGCCGTACGTGAAGGCTCGCGCTCTGCTCAAGATGCGAATCGAACGGCCAGTTTTTCAAAGAGCTTCCTGTTTAGGAAGGGGTTGTGGTCGGGCTGGTCacactgctgctgggcaacGCTGGGGTCTCAACTGGCTGGAATCGGCGTGCTTCTGTGGGTTTGTGCCTGA
- a CDS encoding uncharacterized protein (Compare to YALI0F16665g, similar to Saccharomyces cerevisiae SPA2 (YLL021W) and SPH1 (YLR313C); ancestral locus Anc_4.39, some similarities with uniprot|P23201 Saccharomyces cerevisiae YLL021w SPA2 involved in cell polarity) has translation MNMPNAVDDLVTHHGSLKQFLQTEQHETDIKRSASSSARVHKAREKLLKLSRLQFAELSTDVYDELQRRQGLSYETQDYLAPRSNFHPKRNQARQKLSTLPVSRFRDLASDIQYEIERRHEEIGVAAHEIGQPQDHHLQDHTMGHAVDVPMHLENDRSYEDGLTNGHNKDHNNHMDVPTDIDPDTSFEVTNQPLTYDNNSYGVAVDAVPAIQVDDSHVTENHSGEHDRAPSQQSQRSFPESGTLQSKTLIPNKSTLVEETDSEEDEEEENEDEGQDQRYVEDEDHTATPAAYGQNSLNAQNDFANSTQPLHARNVSQTSSEHSHHIGNNAPTYDIQSATRDVSQDNHNNSHSFHPETIHPEDVDTSKVIDSPELDDDELLGGPTGHTQVGYTHVPTPSDFEPEFESNTATRGPNDKSVTSASASAESEDLKNKLVDAENMSKSLMEENEQLHEFIKSLESEKARLVETCNAQVETLEEEKTQLREIIGTRDVDLEDLRGRHETLVDKQSSLDDSYTSLATRVSSLEAELELKEVELDKLQGELEQVNIEHKNELESVRKEALKQSSHNGLLAGGVGAGAGAGALSALSGSGSRERGLDRGIDYDRLPSISPDTSIDKSMPAVEDMDSEAILNLQNQLREQREKTSEVKKQAAVFLAEMKSLAAKSHDHEVALREVNELKAEIEQWKARYSKTKATVRSLRSSVYGTSGIVQPAIESTNPFVDEVHGLVEDVSLTKFQLATDEYLLKSRDVGSDHSELLHHLHRVIVATRKVTDDSNDVSTEGGARDYRTPLLSNLSSIVSKTANQLITCTKNHATSSGLLPIYLLDASVANLACAVIELVKVAKIRSENGEKRALTREGLGLALGSGAGSVSTRNTTRNTSVSSASGYPSASTNSNHTPIRAGLSGANAGGVSFDSYPLSPSSQTDGLTPPHQIPSRSDSLSSNEGVSVESPVKTPSKGNSRLRTLRLVSAPSSLRDKNKKRGDGEELSRDPSHELPEIPHDVDGNKNESHSIRETLSLSSQVAELNVPKTRSRQISEESAGPIDPLTTQPLSTHSAEPVSTHFTEPLSMHSTEPHSTEPHSTELHSAGPLSFSEPLADREMADSVPEKVSEKVEADSSSTTNGFGGAFGAAVGAVTAGVAALSFGQKKKDGLKETESETEFQPRDLDTEFKPRDLDAELDFHPRELDAESGLQLKPRDLQAAGQSQALNFTSHQADVEPRTLDQDRVLDKAREMNNAREHGAEEGHGYSIGQNVYSGSNKEYFDCHPNGEDGPAEPETFDGPLHEIQRYDYVSAQELRAAEKRADEETRAIAVVGDGDDDEHDDEEVEEDDFQDAHFEPVHAHTESIQPHVASSGVDGHAPTPNELSTAAMAATAVVGASMAGTGVASALGKSYASPAIASPALDSSATSMSSPGAFHPQESFDPQATFELPSALREVVSQSPDISHVSNMSENQDDTTELTQMSDDGNVKPRGVDSPKSREDYDTLLGGEDHEGHHYDNHSTPLTHSVTSVQDAPQPRESLTSEISEIDDGHVPPVKVAQHQFEGHSEEIESGEDGSELESSEEEDSDEEDDEDESESESEDEQIIAADLGIYLPKAVKFDGEDPDNTVEDLQYYLEEQCVEVIEAIQNLLTAIKGNSNMIAISAHSRAICKVVLCMVDATSQSMAQTRNHLLKENGTWICQDLRACTDRMKMIFKDDKFVKPGAEYPPKQFKQRLAGLSFDLTKCTKELVKTVEEVSLQTEIGEIDRQIAHN, from the exons ATGAACATGCCTAACGCAGTGGACGACCTGGTTACCCACCATGGGTCACTCAAACAGTTTCTGCAGACGGAACAACACGAGACGGACATCAAGCGCAGCGCGTCGTCGTCCGCACGGGTCCACAAGGCCCGTGaaaagctgctcaagctgtCCCGTCTGCAATTTGCAGAGCTCTCGACCGACGTGTACGACGAACTGCAACGAAGACAGGGTCTTAGCTACGAGACCCAAGACTATCTAGCTCCGCGGTCGAATTTCCATCCCAAGCGAAATCAGGCCCGCCAGAAGCTGTCCACTCTGCCAGTCTCGCGGTTTAGAGACCTGGCTAGTGACATTCAGTACGAGATTGAGCGTCGGCATGAGGAGATCGGTGTTGCTGCGCACGAAATTGGCCAGCCCCAAGACCACCATCTTCAGGATCACACCATGGGCCATGCCGTCGATGTGCCTATGCATCTAGAGAATGATAGAAGCTACGAGGACGGACTCACCAACGGTCACAACAAAGACCACAACAACCACATGGATGTACCGACAGATATCGATCCGGACACGTCGTTCGAAGTCACCAATCAGCCACTAACATACGACAATAATAGCTATGGAGTGGCAGTGGATGCCGTACCGGCTATTCAAGTGGATGacagccacgtgaccgagaACCACAGCGGCGAGCACGACCGCGCTCCTAGTCAACAGAGCCAACGATCTTTCCCCGAAAGTGGCACCCTCCAATCCAAGACGCTCATTCCCAACAAGAGTACGCTGGTGGAAGAGACCGACTCggaggaagatgaggaggaagaaaaTGAAGACGAGGGGCAAGATCAGCGTTatgtggaggacgaggatcACACTGCCACTCCTGCTGCATATGGTCAGAACTCACTCAATGCTCAGAACGACTTCGCCAACAGCACCCAACCTTTGCATGCTAGAAATGTCAGTCAGACCAGCAGTGAACACAGCCATCACATTGGCAACAACGCTCCTACCTACGACATTCAAAGTGCCACTAGAGACGTCAGTCAAGacaaccacaacaacagccaCTCGTTCCATCCCGAGACCATTCATCCCGAGGACGTTGATACTTCTAAGGTGATAGACTCTCCCGAAttggacgacgacgagcttCTGGGTGGACCTACAGGTCACACCCAGGTTGGGTACACACATGTTCCTACTCCTAGCGACTTTGAGCCTGAGTTTGAATCCAACACAGCCACCAGAGGTCCGAACGACAAGAGTGTtacttctgcttctgcttctgccgAGTCGGAGGACCTCAAAAACAAACTGGTGGACGCAGAGAACATGTCCAAGAGCTTGATGGAGGAAAACGAGCAGCTGCACGAGTTCATCAAGTCGCTGGAGTCCGAAAAGGCGCGTCTTGTGGAGACCTGCAACGCCCAGGTGGAGactttggaggaggaaaaaacACAGCTGCGGGAGATTATTGGCACACGAGATGTGGACCTGGAGGACTTGCGGGGTCGCCACGAGACTCTCGTCGATAAACAATCCAGTTTGGATGACTCCTACACTTCTCTGGCTACCCGTGTCAGTTCTCTCGAGGCTGAAttggagctcaaggaggttgagCTGGACAAACTTCAGGGAGAGCTTGAGCAGGTGAATATTGAGCATAAGAATGAGCTTGAGTCTGTTCGAaaggaggctctcaagcagAGCTCTCACAACGGTTTGCTTGCTGGAGGGGTTGGAGCTGGTGCCGGAGCTGGTGCTCTCAGTGCTCtttctggctctggatctcgtGAGCGAGGTCTCGATCGAGGTATTGACTACGATCGTCTTCCTTCCATCTCTCCTGACACTTCTATTGACAAGAGCATGCCTGCTGTTGAGGATATGGACTCTGAAGCCATTCTGAACCTGCAGAACCAGCTCAGAGAGCAGAGAGAGAAGACTTccgaggtcaagaagcaggCTGCTGTTTTCCTGGCTGAGATGAAGTCTCTGGCTGCCAAGTCTCACGACCACGAGGTGGCTCTCAGAGAGgtcaacgagctcaaggccgaAATTGAGCAGTGGAAGGCTCGATACTCTAAGACCAAGGCCACGGTTCGGTCTCTCCGATCGTCTGTTTATGGCACAAGTGGAATCGTTCAGCCTGCCATTGAGTCTACCAATCCCTTTGTTGATGAAGTTCATGGTCTGGTGGAGGATGTGTCTCTCACGAAGTTCCAGCTTGCCACAGATGAGTATCTGCTCAAGTCCCGGGATGTTGGAAGCGACCATTCAGagcttcttcatcatcttcacAGAGTAATTGTTGCTACTCGAAAGGTCACTGATGACTCCAATGATGTGTCTACAGAGGGAGGAGCTCGAGACTACCGAACTCCTCTCCTTTCCAACCTATCTTCCATTGTTTCCAAGACCGCCAACCAACTGATCACGTGCACTAAGAACCACGCCACGTCGTCTGGTCTGCTCCCTATCTACTTGTTGGATGCTTCTGTGGCGAATCTTGCCTGTGCCGTCATTGAGCTTGTGAAGGTTGCCAAGATCCGGTCTGAGAACGGTGAGAAGCGTGCTCTGACACGCGAGGGTCTTGGCCTGGCTCTTGGAAGCGGTGCTGGCAGCGTCAGCACTCGCAACACCACTCGAAACACCTCTGTTTCGTCCGCTTCGGGCTACCCTTCTGCTTCTACAAACTCCAACCATACTCCAATTCGAGCAGGTCTCTCTGGAGCTAACGCTGGAGGTGTGAGCTTTGACTCGTATCctctttctccttcttcccAGACGGACGGACTTACTCCTCCCCACCAGATTCCATCTCGATCTGACTCCTTATCTTCCAATGAGGGAGTCTCCGTCGAGTCACCCGTCAAGACACCGTCCAAGGGCAACAGCCGGCTACGAACTCTGCGACTCGTTTCGGCTCCTTCGTCTCTCCgagacaagaacaagaagcgagGTGACGGCGAAGAATTAAGCCGAGATCCCAGCCATGAGCTTCCTGAGATCCCCCATGATGTTGATGGTAACAAGAACGAGTCTCATTCCATTCGAGAGACcctctctctttcttccCAGGTTGCGGAGTTGAACGTTCCCAAGACTAGATCTCGACAGATCTCTGAGGAATCTGCTGGGCCTATCGATCCTCTGACTACTCAACCTTTGTCGACTCACTCCGCTGAACCGGTTTCAACTCACTTTACTGAGCCTCTTTCGATGCACTCCA CTGAGCCTCACTCCACTGAGCCTCACTCTACTGAGCTTCACTCTGCTGGGCctctttctttttctgaGCCTCTGGCCGATAGAGAGATGGCTGACAGCGTGCCTGAAAAGGTGTCTGAAAAGGTGGAGGCGGACTCCTCTTCCACGACCAACGGCTTTGGCGGTGCCTTCGGTGCTGCCGTTGGCGCTGTTACAGCTGGAGTGGCTGCTCTTTCATTCggtcagaagaagaaggacggtTTAAAGGAGACGGAGTCAGAGACTGAGTTCCAACCTCGGGATCTCGACACCGAGTTCAAGCCCCGTGACTTGGACGCTGAGCTTGATTTCCATCCTCGAGAGCTGGATGCCGAATCTGGTCTTCAGCTCAAGCCTCGGGATTTGCAAGCAGCGGGCCAGAGCCAGGCTCTCAACTTCACGTCTCATCAGGCAGACGTGGAGCCCCGAACTCTGGACCAGGACCGTGTTCTCGACAAGGCTCGTGAGATGAACAATGCCCGTGAGCACGGTGCCGAAGAGGGACATGGATACTCCATTGGGCAGAATGTGTACTCTGGTTCCAACAAGGAATACTTTGATTGTCATCCCAACGGTGAGGACGGTCCTGCTGAGCCTGAAACTTTCGACGGTCCTCTCCACGAAATTCAGCGATACGACTACGTGTCTGCTCAGGAACTTCGAGCTGCTGAGAAGCGTGCTGACGAGGAAACCCGCGCtattgctgttgttggagacggggatgacgacgagcatgacgacgaggaagtggaggaagatgacTTTCAGGATGCTCACTTTGAGCCTGTTCATGCTCACACAGAGTCTATTCAGCCCCATGTGGCTTCCAGTGGGGTCGATGGTCATGCACCAACCCCCAACGAGCTCAGCACTGCAGCCATGGCCGCTACTGCTGTTGTGGGCGCTTCCATGGCCGGTACTGGTGTTGCTTCGGCCCTTGGCAAGTCGTACGCCTCTCCTGCCATTGCTTCCCCTGCTCTGGACTCTTCTGCCACTTCAATGTCTTCTCCTGGTGCCTTTCATCCCCAGGAGTCTTTCGATCCTCAGGCCACTTTTGAGCTTCCCAGTGCACTTCGGGAAGTTGTGAGCCAGTCGCCTGACATTTCTCATGTGTCAAACATGTCTGAGAACCAGGATGATACTACGGAGCTCACTCAGATGAGCGACGATGGCAATGTCAAGCCCCGAGGTGTTGATTCACCCAAGTCTCGAGAAGACTACGACactcttcttggcggcgAGGATCACGAGGGTCACCACTACGACAATCACAGCACTCCACTGACCCATTCTGTCACTTCTGTGCAGGATGCGCCTCAGCCTCGCGAGTCTCTCACCAGTGAAATCAGTGAGATTGATGATGGGCATGTTCCCCCCGTCAAAGTGGCTCAACATCAGTTTGAGGGCCACTCTGAGGAGATCGAGAGTGGTGAGGACGGCAGTGAGCTGGAGAGCAGcgaagaggaggacagTGACGAagaggatgatgaggacgagtcagagtccgagtccgaggaCGAGCAGATCATTGCTGCGGATCTGGGCATTTATCTGCCCAAGGCCGTCAAATTCGATGGTGAAGATCCCGACAACACCGTGGAGGATCTGCAATATTACCTTGAGGAGCAGTGTGTAGAAGTCATCGAGGCTATTCAGAATCTGCTGACGGCCATCAAGGGCAATTCCAACATGATTGCCATCTCCGCTCACTCTCGAGCCATTTGCAAGGTTGTGCTATGCATGGTGGATGCCACTTCTCAGTCCATGGCCCAGACTCGAAACCATCTGCTTAAGGAGAATGGCACTTGGATTTGCCAGGATCTGCGGGCCTGCACGGATAGAATGAAGATGATcttcaaggacgacaagttCGTTAAGCCCGGAGCCGAGTACCCTCCCAAGCAGTTCAAGCAGCGGCTTGCTGGTCTTTCGTTTGATCTTACCAAGTGTACCAAGGAGTTGGTCAAGACAGTCGAGGAGGTTTCCCTTCAGACGGAAATCGGCGAGATTGACCGTCAGATTGCACATAATTAA
- a CDS encoding uncharacterized protein (Compare to YALI0F16643g, weakly similar to DEHA0G13959g Debaryomyces hansenii IPF 3933.1) encodes MSLKRNTETEVEEGVKVAKIESSTEETAKNFFLQFKTRLDISQDERSQVINISRDVTAASKKIIFALHRVKKNGQEPLSLAPDVQATLTSQYKLIAAKFAEINSLVGNSTNAYWKYSRQVSGASEEMIEAMSFQFWLERGQIMTMEELHEIIKQHNIDVYVHPRDYISGLFDLTGELMRYGTLNKAHGLPIVALLREFEYSVFVLTGDPNLVKKIEVFQQSLAKLERLLYDQSLQVSEVV; translated from the coding sequence ATGTCACTGAAACgaaacacagaaacagaagtCGAGGAGGGCGTCAAGGTGGCCAAAATCGAATCCAGCACGGAAGAAACGGCCAAAAACTTTTTTCTCCAATTCAAGACACGCCTCGACATCTCTCAGGATGAGCGGTCTCAGGTCATCAACATTTCGCGAGACGTGACGGCAGCCAGCAAGAAAATCATTTTTGCACTTCACAGGGTCAAAAAGAATGGCCAGGAGCCGCTCTCATTGGCTCCAGACGTACAGGCGACCCTGACGTCTCAGTACAAGCTGATTGCTGCCAAGTTCGCCGAGATCAACAGTTTAGTTGGCAACAGCACAAACGCGTACTGGAAATACTCTCGGCAGGTGTCTGGAGCTTcggaggagatgattgAAGCCATGTCTTTCCAGTTCTGGCTTGAAAGGGGCCAGATCATGACCATGGAAGAGCTGCATGAGATCAtcaaacaacacaacatTGATGTATATGTCCATCCTAGAGACTACATTTCTGGTCTGTTTGATCTGACCGGTGAGCTAATGAGATACGGAACTCTGAACAAAGCACATGGATTGCCAATTGTGGCGTTACTGCGGGAGTTCGAGTACTCTGTCTTCGTGCTCACAGGTGATCCAAACCTGGTCAAGAAGATAGAGGTGTTCCAGCAGAGTCTGGCTAAGCTGGAGAGACTCTTGTACGATCAGAGCTTGCAGGTTAGTGAAGTTGTCTGA